In Prionailurus viverrinus isolate Anna chromosome C2, UM_Priviv_1.0, whole genome shotgun sequence, one DNA window encodes the following:
- the KLHL40 gene encoding kelch-like protein 40, translated as MALGLEQAEEQRLYQQTLLQDGLKDMLDHGKFLDCVVRVGEREFPCHRLVLAACSPYFRARFLAEPEQAGELRLEEVSPDVVAQVLHYLYTSEIALDEASVQDLFAAAHRFQIPSIFTICVSFLQKRLCLANCLAVFRLGLLLDCARLAVAARDFICARFSLVARDADFLGLSADELIAIISSDGLNVEKEEAVFEAVMRWAGSGDAKAQAERQRALPTVFESVRCRLLPRAFLESRVENHPLVRAQPELLRKVQMVKDAHEGRLTVLRKKKKDTGKEAAGSKAADKGAGEAKAQEEQVEEDERIIPGILNDTLRFGMFLQDLIFMISEEGAVAYDPAANECYCASLSTQIPKNHVSLVTKENQVFVAGGLFYNEDNKEDPMSAYFLQFDHLDSEWLGMPPLPSPRCLFGLGEALNSIYVVGGRELKDGERSLDSVMCYDRLSFKWGESDPLPYAVYGHAVLSHMDLVYVIGGKGSDRKCLKKMCVYDPKKFEWKELAPMQTARSLFGATVHDGRIFVAAGVTDTGLTSSAEVYSIADNKWAPFEAFPQERSSLSLVSLAGTLYAIGGFATLETESGELVPTELNDIWRYNEDEKKWEGVLREIAYAASATFLPVRLNVLRLTKM; from the exons ATGGCGCTGGGCTTGGAGCAGGCGGAGGAGCAGCGGCTGTACCAGCAGACGCTCCTGCAGGACGGGCTCAAGGACATGCTGGACCACGGCAAGTTCCTCGACTGTGTGGTGCGGGTAGGGGAGCGCGAGTTCCCGTGCCACCGCCTGGTGCTGGCCGCCTGCAGCCCCTACTTCCGGGCGCGCTTCCTGGCCGAGCCCGAGCAGGCCGGCGAGCTGCGCCTGGAGGAGGTGTCCCCGGACGTGGTGGCCCAGGTGTTGCACTACCTGTACACGTCGGAGATCGCGCTGGACGAGGCGAGCGTGCAGGACTTGTTCGCAGCAGCGCACCGCTTCCAGATCCCGTCCATCTTCACCATCTGCGTGTCTTTCCTACAGAAGCGCCTGTGCCTCGCCAACTGCCTGGCCGTCTTCCGCCTCGGCCTCCTCCTCGACTGCGCGCGCCTCGCCGTGGCCGCCCGCGACTTCATCTGCGCGCGCTTCTCACTCGTGGCGCGCGACGCCGACTTCCTCGGGCTCTCGGCCGACGAGCTCATCGCCATCATCTCCAGCGATGGCCTCAAcgtggagaaggaggaggcggTGTTCGAGGCGGTGATGCGGTGGGCGGGCAGCGGCGACGCCAAGGCGCAGGCGGAGCGCCAGCGTGCGCTGCCCACCGTCTTCGAGAGCGTACGCTGCCGCCTGCTGCCGCGCGCCTTCCTGGAGAGCCGCGTGGAGAACCACCCTCTTGTGCGTGCCCAGCCCGAGTTGCTGCGCAAGGTGCAGATGGTGAAGGACGCACACGAGGGCCGCCTCACTGTGCTGCGCAAGAAGAAGAAGGACACGGGGAAGGAGGCAGCCGGGTCCAAGGCTGCTGACAAGGGCGCAGGCGAAGCCAAGGCACAGGAGGAGCAGGTGGAGGAGGACGAACGTATCATACCCGGGATCCTCAATGACACTCTGCGCTTTGGCATGTTCCTGCAGGACCTCATCTTCATGATCAGCGAGGAGGGAGCCGTGGCCTATGATCCAGCAGCCAACGAGTGTTACTGTGCTTCCCTCTCCACCCAGATCCCTAAGAACCACGTCAGCCTCGTGACCAAGGAGAACCAGGTCTTTGTGGCTGGGGGCCTCTTCTACAACGAGGACAACAAAGAGGACCCCATGAGTGCTTACTTCTTGCAG TTTGACCACCTGGATTCCGAGTGGCTGGGAATGCCACCGCTGCCCTCGCCGCGCTGCCTCTTCGGCCTGGGAGAGGCTCTCAACTCCATCTACGTGGTCGGCGGCCGGGAGCTCAAGGACGGCGAGCGCAGCCTAGACTCGGTCATGTGCTACGATCGGCT GTCGTTCAAATGGGGCGAATCGGACCCGCTGCCCTACGCTGTGTACGGCCACGCGGTGCTCTCCCATATGGACCTGGTCTACGTCATTGGCGGCAAGGGCAGTGACAG GAAGTGCCTGAAGAAGATGTGTGTCTATGACCCTAAGAAGTTCGAGTGGAAGGAGCTGGCACCCATGCAGACTGCCCGCTCCCTCTTCGGGGCCACCGTCCACGACGGCCGCATTTTTGTAGCCGCTGGGGTCACAGACACGGGGCTGACCAGTTCAGCGGAAGTATACAGCATCGCGGACAACAA gTGGGCACCCTTTGAAGCCTTCCCACAGGAACGCAGCTCACTCAGCCTGGTCAGCCTGGCGGGCACCCTTTATGCCATCGGTGGCTTTGCCACACTGGAGACCGAGTCTGGAGAGCTGGTCCCTACAGAGCTCAATGACATCTGGAG ataTAATGAGGATGAGAAGAAGTGGGAGGGCGTCCTGCGGGAGATTGCCTACGCAGCCAGTGCCACCTTCCTACCTGTGCGGCTCAACGTGCTGCGCCTGACCAAGATGTGA
- the HHATL gene encoding protein-cysteine N-palmitoyltransferase HHAT-like protein has product MGIKTALPAAELGLYSLVLSGALAYAGRGLLEASQDGAHRKAFRESVRPGWEYIGRKMDVADFEWVMWFTSFRNVIIFALSGHVLFAKLCTMVAPQLRSWMYAVYGALAVLGTMGPWYLLLLLGHCVSLYVASLLGQPWLCLGLGLASLASFKLDPLISWQSGFVTGTFDLQEVLFHGGSGFTVLRCTSFALESCAHPDRRYSLADLLKYNFYLPFFFFGPIMTFDRFHTQMSQVEPVRCEGELWRIRAQAGLSVVAVMAVDIFFHFFYILTIPSDLKFANRLPDSALAGLAYSNLVYDWVKAAVLFGVVNTVARLDHLDPPQPPKCITALYVFAETHFDRGINDWLCKYVYDHIGGEHSEVIPELGATVATFAITTLWLGPCDIVYLWSFLNCFGLNFELWVQKLAESGPLAQIEASLSEQMSRRVRALFGAMNFWAIIMYNLVSLNSLEFTELVARRLLLTGFPQTTLAILFVTYCGVQLVKERERTLALEEEQKQDKEKPE; this is encoded by the exons ATGGGCATCAAGACAGCGTTGCCTGCGGCGGAGCTGGGCTTGTACTCCCTGGTGCTGAGTGGGGCTCTGGCCTATGCTGGCCGGGGCCTCCTAGAAGCTTCACAAG ATGGGGCCCACCGGAAGGCCTTCCGGGAGTCTGTGCGACCTGGCTGGGAGTATATTGGCCGGAAGATG GACGTGGCTGACTTCGAGTGGGTGATGTGGTTCACCTCCTTCCGCAATGTCATCATCTTCGCCCTCTCTGGACATGTGCTGTTTGCTAAACTCTGCACGATGGTTGCCCCCCAG CTCCGCTCCTGGATGTATGCCGTGTATGGGGCCCTGGCTGTGCTGGGCACGATGGGTCCTTGGTACCTGCTGCTGCTACTTGGCCACTGTGTCAGCCTCTATGTGGCCTCACTCTTGGGCCAGCCCTGGCTCTGTCTCGGCCTTGGCCTGGCCAGCCTTGCCTCCTTCAAGCTTGATCCTCTAATCTCCTGGCAG AGCGGGTTTGTAACAGGCACTTTTGATCTTCAAGAGGTGCTGTTCCACGGGGGCAGCGGTTTCACAGTGCTGCGTTGTACCAGCTTTGCGCTGGAGAGCTGTGCCCACCCCGATCGCCGCTACTCCCTAGCTGACCTGCTCAAGTACAACTTCTAcctgcctttcttcttcttcgGGCCCATCATGACCTTTGATCGCTTCCACACCCAG ATGAGCCAGGTGGAGCCGGTGAGGTGCGAGGGTGAGCTGTGGCGCATCCGGGCCCAGGCCGGCCTCAGCGTGGTGGCCGTCATGGCCGTGGACATCTTCTTCCACTTCTTCTACATCCTCACCATCCCCAGCGACCTCAAGTTTGCCAACCGCCTCCCGGACAGCGCCCTCG CTGGCCTAGCCTATTCAAACCTGGTGTACGACTGGGTGAAGGCGGCCGTGCTCTTCGGCGTGGTCAACACCGTGGCTCGCCTTGACCACTTGGACCCGCCCCAGCCTCCCAAGTGCATCACCGCACTCTACGTCTTCGCGGAAAC GCACTTCGACCGTGGCATCAACGACTGGCTTTGCAA GTATGTGTATGACCACATTGGTGGGGAGCACTCCGAGGTGATCCCGGAGCTGGGGGCCACTGTGGCCACATTTGCCATCACCACTCTGTGGCTTGGACCTTGTGATATTGTTTACCTGTGGTCATTCCTTAACTGCTTTGGCCTCAACTTTGAGCTCTGGGTGCAGAAGCTGGCTGAGTCGGGGCCCCTAGCACAAATTGAG GCCTCTCTGTCGGAGCAGATGTCTCGCAGGGTCCGGGCCCTCTTTGGGGCCATGAACTTCTGGGCCATCATCATGTACAACCTTGTAAGCCTGAACAGCCTGGAGTTCACAGAGCTGGTTGCCAGGCGCCTGCTACTCACAG GGTTCCCCCAGACCACTCTGGCCATCTTGTTTGTCACCTACTGTGGTGTCCAGCTGGTGAAGGAGCGAGAGCGAACCCTAGCACTAGAGGAGGAGCAGAAGCAGGACAAAGAGAAGCCCGAGtag